The region TGTCAGAGCAATGGTAGCGACAACAAATTTCTTGTGAACGTCCATGCCACAGCAGACAAAGTGTTTGATAGATAACATAAAACAGCCCTCCTAAGTAAAATAGACAGACATTGACTGGCTGTCCAGCAAAGAAAGACCTAAGGAATTGCTTTGACAATGATTAGGTTACGAGCTCAAGGCGTCACTGGTTTGTGCTTGAGAAGACAGCCGACACATGTTTTTATGCGGACTTGATCCCAAATGGAGGAACCGATTCTACTTCCTCCTCCGTGCTCTGTAGTGTATCTGTCTGAGGAGAGTTTAACATCAAAAATAAAATAGTGGAAGCACAAACTTGCTATTTCATAACTGTTTTGTGCCTAAGCGAAGCGAAAGGAATGAGAGTTTTTATGCTGGATTTATTGGACTGCAATGGAAAGAAAGATATAAAATCCATGACACTGGAAGAAGTGACAGCACAGATGGCTGCCCTGGGAGAGAAATCTTTCAGGGCAAAACAGCTTTATGACTGGATGCATGTGAAGCTGGCAGAGAAATTTGACGATATGAGCAGCCTGTCCAGGGAACTGAGGCAGAAGCTTAAGGAGAATTACAGCCTTACCTGCCTGAAGCTGGTGGATGAGCGCGTTTCCCAGGTGGACGGTACCAGGAAGTACCTGTTTGGCCTGGAGGACGGCCATGTGATTGAGAGTGTGTGGATGCAGTACCACCATGGCAATTCCGTGTGCATTTCCTCCCAGGTGGGCTGCCGTATGGGCTGCCGTTTCTGCGCGTCCACTCTGGACGGCCTGGAACGGAACCTGCGTCCTTCAGAGATGCTGGATCAGATATACAGGATCCAGTCCATCACCGGGGAACGTGTTTCCAATGTGGTGGTCATGGGGTCAGGGGAGCCTATGGATAACTATGACAATGTCATCCGCTTTCTGCGTCTGGTTTCCCATGACAAGGGGCTGAATATCAGCCAGCGGAGTCTTACCATATCTACCTGCGGGATTGTTCCGGGCATCCGGAAATTTGCACAGGAGGGTCTGGCGGTGACTCTGGCTCTTTCCCTTCATGCGCCCAATGACGAGGTGAGGAAAACCCTTATGCCCATAGCGGGCACCTATAAACTGCATGATGTGCTGGAGGCCTGCCATTACTATTATGAGAAGACAGGCCGCCGTCTTACCTTTGAGTACAGTCTGGTGCGGGGAGTCAACGACAATTTGGATGAGGCCAGGGCTTTGGTGAAGCTTATCAGGGATCAGCACGGCCATGTGAATCTGATTCCGGTAAACCCCATCAAGGAGCGGGATTACGTCCAGTCAGGCCAGAAGGCCATACAGGAATTCAAAAATCTTCTTGAAAAAAACGGTATAAATGTTACTATTAGAAGAGAAATGGGCCGGGATATAGGCGGAGCCTGCGGCCAGCTGCGCAGAAGCTATAAGGAAGCTTCGGCAGCACCCCAATGCACGGAAGGAGAGGGATGACCATGGAAGCATACGCTTTGACAGACATTGGCCGGGTCAGAACCATGAACCAGGACTATATTTATTCCTCACCGGAAAAGGTGGGCTCCCTGCCTAACTTGTTTCTGGTGGCAGACGGCATGGGCGGCCACAGGGCCGGCGATTATGCCTCACGGTTCGCGGTGGAGAATCTGGTGATATACATAAACAGGGCAGGGGACGGCTCTCCTGTCATGCAGTTAAAAAAGGGCATCGAGGCTGTGAATGGGATGCTGTATGAAGAATCCTTAAAAAGGGAAGAACTGAAAGGGATGGGGTGCACCCTGGTAGCCGGCGTGGTGGAGGACAATATCCTCTATGTGGCCAATGTGGGAGACAGCCGTCTCTATCTCATTCACGGTGATTCCATCCGGCAGATCACCAGGGACCACTCCTATGTGGAGGAGATGGTGGCCATCGGCCAGATGAGAAGAGGAAGCGAGGATTACAACAGGCGCAAAAACATCATCACCAGGGCTCTGGGAATCGGCAGGGAAGTGGAGCCGGATTTTTTTGAGGTGGATTTGGAGGAGGGGGATTACATCCTGCTCTGTTCCGACGGTCTCAGCAACATGCTGGAGGACCAGTCCATGTATGACATCATCACAGGAGAGGGAAGCCTTAAGGAAAAGGCAGCCCTTCTTATAGAGGCGGCCAACCGTCAGGGAGGCGTTGACAACATTGCGGTGGTACTTGTAAATCCGTCAGGAAGGGAGGCAGGCGTATGTTAACTCCCGGAACATATCTCCAGAACCGTTATGAGATTCTGGAACGCATTGGCTCAGGCGGCATGTCCGTGGTGTATAAGGCACGGTGCCATACCCTGGACCGTCTGGTTGCCATCAAGGTATTAAAAGAGGAATTTGCCTTTGACGAGAATTTTGTAAGCAAGTTCAAGATGGAGGCCCAGTCAGCGGCGCGCCTGTCCCACCCAAATATTGTAAATGTCTATGATGTTGTGGATGAGGATGTGTACCATTATATTGTCATGGAGCTGATTGAGGGCATCACCCTTAAGAATTATATAGAGAACAAGGGCTATCTGGAGAGCAAGGAAGCCATTGGAATCGCCCTTCAGGTGGGCCAGGGCATTGCGGCTGCCCATGAACAGCACATCATACACCGCGACATCAAGCCTCAGAACATGATTATATCCAGGGACGGCAAGGTGAAGGTGGCTGACTTTGGCATTGCCAGAGCCGTGTCTTCCCAGACCATGAACGCTACGGCTGTGGGCTCTGTCCACTATATTTCGCCGGAGCAGGCCAGGGGCGGCTACTGCGACGAGCGCAGCGACATTTATTCCTTTGGCATCACCATGTATGAGATGGTAACCGGGCGTGTACCCTTTGAGGGGGATAACACGGTTACGGTGGCCCTGGCCCATCTGGAAGAACCGGTGACACCGCCCAGCCAGTGCGTGCCGGACATGTCCCGCGCCCTGGAGCAGATTATATTAAAATGTACCCAGAAACGCCCGGACCGCCGCTATTCATGTGTAGCGGATGTGATTGAGGACCTGCGTACCGCCCTGATGGACCCGGACGCGGACATTTATGCCCGCAAGGACGGGGAAGAGGATGAGTTTGGCAAGACCAGGCCCATCACAAGGGAAGAGCTGAACAGCATCCAAGGAGGCAGGAAGACCTATCCTGAGGAGACCCTTGAGGAACCGGAGGAGGAACAGACGGAGCATCCGGACAGGAAACGGTCCAGGGATCAGCACAAAAAAGACGGGCGCATCCACACCCGGAAAAAGAATGATGGGGATGATGTAAGCACTCAGTTTGAGCGCAT is a window of Enterocloster clostridioformis DNA encoding:
- the rlmN gene encoding 23S rRNA (adenine(2503)-C(2))-methyltransferase RlmN codes for the protein MLDLLDCNGKKDIKSMTLEEVTAQMAALGEKSFRAKQLYDWMHVKLAEKFDDMSSLSRELRQKLKENYSLTCLKLVDERVSQVDGTRKYLFGLEDGHVIESVWMQYHHGNSVCISSQVGCRMGCRFCASTLDGLERNLRPSEMLDQIYRIQSITGERVSNVVVMGSGEPMDNYDNVIRFLRLVSHDKGLNISQRSLTISTCGIVPGIRKFAQEGLAVTLALSLHAPNDEVRKTLMPIAGTYKLHDVLEACHYYYEKTGRRLTFEYSLVRGVNDNLDEARALVKLIRDQHGHVNLIPVNPIKERDYVQSGQKAIQEFKNLLEKNGINVTIRREMGRDIGGACGQLRRSYKEASAAPQCTEGEG
- a CDS encoding Stp1/IreP family PP2C-type Ser/Thr phosphatase, whose protein sequence is MEAYALTDIGRVRTMNQDYIYSSPEKVGSLPNLFLVADGMGGHRAGDYASRFAVENLVIYINRAGDGSPVMQLKKGIEAVNGMLYEESLKREELKGMGCTLVAGVVEDNILYVANVGDSRLYLIHGDSIRQITRDHSYVEEMVAIGQMRRGSEDYNRRKNIITRALGIGREVEPDFFEVDLEEGDYILLCSDGLSNMLEDQSMYDIITGEGSLKEKAALLIEAANRQGGVDNIAVVLVNPSGREAGVC